The uncultured Cohaesibacter sp. genome window below encodes:
- a CDS encoding ABC transporter permease — protein MKTVFSHGRSGGAKAAFVAYATLIYLFLYLPIAVIILFAFDAKPIPGLPLDSLTTDWFAAAIDDAKLVGSLFVSIKLALISAALSTLLAMPSAMVLAWMPLRFKSAVMCLVMGPVILPQLVLGLGLSALFRAAPDLIGQPAIILAHTTITSSYAALILYSRLLGFRRSYIEAAMNLGASEARAFYEVVLPLMRPAFISVFLLAFTDAFGEFLVAWFVSGFTQTLPISIWTSLRQVISPKVYALSSIIIILTLIISVASQLWIIRQTRRTNKA, from the coding sequence ATGAAGACGGTCTTTTCCCATGGCCGATCCGGCGGAGCCAAGGCCGCCTTTGTGGCCTATGCGACGCTTATCTATCTGTTCCTCTATCTGCCGATTGCAGTGATCATCCTGTTTGCCTTCGATGCCAAGCCGATTCCGGGCCTGCCGCTCGACAGTCTCACGACGGACTGGTTTGCGGCGGCGATCGATGATGCCAAGCTTGTCGGCTCGCTGTTTGTCAGCATCAAGCTGGCGCTGATTTCCGCGGCGCTTTCAACGCTGCTGGCAATGCCCTCGGCGATGGTTCTGGCGTGGATGCCGCTGCGCTTCAAATCGGCGGTGATGTGCCTTGTGATGGGGCCTGTGATCCTGCCGCAGCTGGTGCTTGGACTGGGGTTGTCGGCGCTGTTCCGTGCTGCCCCAGACCTGATCGGTCAGCCAGCAATCATTCTCGCCCATACCACGATCACCTCGAGCTATGCAGCCCTGATCCTCTATTCGCGGTTACTCGGTTTCCGGCGCAGCTATATCGAGGCTGCAATGAACCTGGGGGCCAGTGAGGCGAGGGCCTTCTACGAAGTGGTTCTGCCGTTGATGCGCCCGGCCTTCATCTCGGTGTTCCTTCTTGCCTTTACTGATGCTTTTGGCGAGTTCCTGGTTGCCTGGTTCGTTTCCGGCTTCACCCAGACATTGCCGATCTCGATCTGGACGTCCCTCCGGCAGGTGATCTCGCCCAAGGTTTACGCCCTGTCCTCGATCATCATCATCCTTACCCTGATCATCAGCGTCGCCTCCCAGTTATGGATCATCCGGCAGACGCGTCGCACGAACAAAGCCTGA
- a CDS encoding extracellular solute-binding protein: MTTDKKPNFNLSRRQLMRFGANAAMFAAVASQVDFTKPAFANEQKLTGPLNVLAWSGYDDPELMKGFTELTGVELNVKEAESNGAQLSLLQSGSIKFDVINPDAVWTSKFAEAGLTLPIDTAQLSSQDETMPIFRNRPETMIGAETYGIPTRYGVNGFVYWPDKISAASAADADLAWDPALKDRVEIIDWMELYLWMTGKWLGMAEPRKATGADLQKILDRMIAFRPNMRALQSDMGTVKTDLANREAWMVWGSSSDNVRTTARLAGANVELTIPKQGGAMWMETLQVVRGTEHLASALAYINYMTSAKAMKQMAWGADKFAVTNAKVKDLLSAEQVKALGLDMMEEWVSQCSMSQAPVDELAWSDAWQTFKTA, from the coding sequence ATGACTACGGATAAAAAGCCTAACTTCAATCTTTCTCGCCGTCAGCTGATGCGATTTGGTGCCAATGCCGCCATGTTTGCAGCCGTCGCGTCTCAGGTTGACTTTACCAAACCGGCCTTCGCCAACGAGCAGAAGCTGACCGGCCCCCTGAATGTTCTGGCATGGTCCGGATATGATGACCCTGAATTGATGAAGGGTTTCACCGAACTGACCGGCGTCGAGCTGAACGTCAAGGAAGCCGAAAGCAACGGTGCGCAATTGAGCCTGCTTCAGTCCGGCTCCATCAAGTTTGACGTGATCAACCCGGACGCGGTCTGGACGTCCAAGTTTGCCGAAGCCGGTCTGACGCTGCCGATCGACACCGCGCAACTGTCCTCGCAGGATGAAACGATGCCGATCTTCCGCAATCGTCCCGAGACGATGATCGGTGCAGAGACCTATGGCATTCCGACCCGCTATGGCGTGAATGGCTTTGTCTATTGGCCGGACAAGATTTCCGCCGCGTCTGCCGCTGATGCCGATCTTGCCTGGGATCCGGCGCTCAAGGATCGGGTCGAGATCATCGACTGGATGGAACTCTATCTCTGGATGACCGGCAAATGGCTGGGTATGGCAGAGCCGAGAAAGGCCACGGGTGCCGACCTTCAGAAGATTCTTGATCGCATGATCGCCTTCCGCCCCAACATGCGCGCCTTGCAGTCGGACATGGGAACGGTCAAGACCGACCTTGCCAACCGGGAAGCGTGGATGGTCTGGGGGTCTTCCAGTGACAACGTTCGCACCACGGCCCGGCTTGCCGGTGCCAATGTCGAGCTGACAATTCCGAAACAGGGCGGCGCGATGTGGATGGAAACCTTGCAGGTTGTCCGTGGTACCGAGCACCTCGCCTCCGCTCTTGCCTACATCAACTACATGACCAGTGCCAAGGCCATGAAGCAGATGGCCTGGGGAGCGGACAAGTTTGCCGTGACCAACGCCAAGGTCAAGGACCTGCTGTCTGCCGAGCAGGTCAAGGCACTGGGTCTCGACATGATGGAAGAATGGGTTTCCCAGTGCTCCATGTCGCAGGCTCCTGTTGATGAACTGGCCTGGTCCGATGCCTGGCAGACATTCAAGACGGCCTGA
- a CDS encoding cation:proton antiporter, whose amino-acid sequence MRSSVFLTVLLPLLVFQVALNIDIRRMLDDWVPILILAIIAVVVAMLAVGISLNFFVTDISLAACLLIGAIVSTTDPSAVVSIFKGTSSPQRLARIVEGESLLNDAAAIAFFSLFLAFVTLNEENPDIRQALLGFPWIIAGGAVAGVLIGRIAVEIIARMPTYPKGQISVSLAVPSLTYLFAEQLSASGVIGVVAAGLTINLHMTSRFTPSFNAQLRDIWELLSHWAGSLIFILAAIFIPRLLSNFIPFDIVLIAIVVIAALVARAIILFGLLPLLALARLSPRIEPRYCFAILWGGLRGAVTLALALAVTENRYIPNEVKHQVGILATGFTLFTLIVQGTTLRWAIAKLGLDKLNSLDIALSNQVIAVALQTVRERVADTTRSLELTREIVRDEAKKFGERLDLAVDSADSLDQISDRDRITLGLVALAAHERDTILEAYREQVISSDLAERLLLEADYIIEGTHSGGRTGYRESARRAYRVGPKFRTAMLLHNYLGIRRPLARLIETRFEVLVSLELVLPRLDEFIDDRIRRIHGRRVAELLHELLSRRVEETRQELEILRLQFPGYAEGLERRLIRRTTLQLEKREYDAFSDDGLIGLELQTELNTQIEDRRQRLNERPTLDLKQQRASIIDHFPTFADLSERQRKTLARGLRMIYAVPGQRLVRRELSGKDVWFIASGAVIVSVNDRKVRLSSGEMFGQVAALAQQKQAARVSAVGYCTLFSISTRKLLRLMKSEESIRRAVQQCTEKTGIRLKPDDFEMDEDELARKVRTLMASAASKPAEPPVREARPLPLPNPARDPDPKPVPKPEAEA is encoded by the coding sequence ATGCGCTCAAGCGTCTTCCTGACGGTCCTGCTGCCGCTTCTGGTGTTTCAGGTGGCACTTAACATCGATATCAGACGCATGCTGGACGACTGGGTTCCAATCCTGATTCTGGCGATCATCGCGGTCGTCGTGGCGATGCTGGCGGTTGGCATTTCCCTCAATTTCTTCGTCACCGACATTTCCCTTGCGGCCTGCCTGCTGATCGGCGCCATCGTCTCGACCACCGACCCGTCGGCGGTTGTCTCGATTTTCAAGGGCACCTCCTCGCCGCAACGGCTGGCCCGGATCGTGGAAGGCGAAAGCCTGCTCAACGATGCCGCCGCCATCGCCTTCTTCTCGCTGTTTCTGGCCTTTGTCACGCTCAACGAAGAAAACCCAGACATTCGGCAAGCCCTACTGGGCTTTCCATGGATCATCGCAGGCGGAGCCGTTGCGGGCGTGCTCATCGGCCGGATCGCCGTCGAGATCATCGCCAGAATGCCCACCTATCCGAAGGGCCAGATCTCTGTATCCCTTGCGGTACCGTCTCTGACCTATCTGTTCGCCGAGCAATTGTCTGCCTCGGGCGTCATCGGTGTTGTTGCAGCTGGCCTGACGATCAACCTGCACATGACATCGCGCTTCACTCCCTCGTTCAATGCGCAATTACGGGATATCTGGGAGCTGCTGTCCCACTGGGCCGGATCGCTGATCTTTATTCTGGCGGCCATTTTCATTCCGCGGCTGCTGTCCAACTTCATTCCCTTCGATATCGTGCTGATTGCCATAGTGGTCATTGCGGCTCTTGTCGCCCGCGCGATCATCCTGTTCGGGCTGCTGCCGCTGCTGGCGCTGGCGCGCCTCTCACCAAGGATCGAGCCGCGCTATTGCTTTGCCATCCTCTGGGGCGGATTGCGCGGAGCGGTCACTCTGGCACTGGCGCTTGCTGTTACCGAAAACCGCTATATTCCCAATGAGGTCAAGCATCAGGTCGGCATTCTGGCCACCGGCTTCACGCTGTTCACCCTCATCGTGCAGGGTACGACCCTGCGCTGGGCGATCGCGAAACTGGGGCTGGACAAGCTCAACTCCCTCGACATTGCCCTCAGCAATCAGGTCATCGCGGTGGCCCTGCAGACCGTGCGCGAACGTGTTGCCGACACCACCCGCAGTCTGGAACTGACACGAGAGATCGTCCGCGACGAGGCCAAGAAATTTGGCGAACGGCTGGATCTGGCCGTGGATTCGGCGGACAGCCTCGATCAGATCAGCGACCGCGACAGGATCACCCTCGGTCTGGTTGCCCTTGCAGCCCACGAACGTGACACCATCCTCGAAGCCTACCGGGAACAGGTGATTTCATCCGATCTGGCCGAACGCCTGCTGCTGGAAGCGGATTATATCATTGAGGGAACGCATAGTGGCGGACGCACCGGCTACCGTGAGTCCGCCCGCCGGGCCTATCGCGTCGGCCCGAAATTCCGCACCGCCATGCTGCTACACAACTATCTCGGCATCCGGCGACCTCTGGCCCGGTTGATCGAAACCCGCTTTGAAGTCCTCGTGTCCCTGGAGCTGGTTCTGCCACGGCTTGATGAATTCATCGATGACCGCATCCGCCGCATCCATGGGCGTCGGGTCGCCGAGCTGCTGCATGAACTGCTGAGCCGCCGGGTGGAGGAAACCCGGCAGGAGCTGGAGATCCTTCGCCTGCAGTTCCCCGGCTATGCGGAAGGCCTTGAAAGACGCCTGATCCGCCGGACGACACTGCAGCTGGAAAAACGAGAATATGACGCCTTTTCCGACGACGGCCTGATCGGGCTTGAGCTGCAAACCGAGCTCAACACACAGATCGAGGATCGTCGGCAACGCCTCAATGAACGCCCGACGCTGGATCTGAAACAGCAGCGCGCCAGCATCATCGACCATTTTCCGACCTTTGCCGACCTGAGCGAAAGGCAACGCAAGACGCTGGCCCGCGGGTTGAGGATGATCTACGCCGTACCGGGGCAACGACTGGTCCGACGGGAGCTTTCCGGCAAGGACGTCTGGTTCATCGCCTCGGGCGCAGTCATCGTCTCTGTCAATGATCGCAAGGTCCGACTGAGCAGTGGCGAGATGTTTGGTCAGGTGGCAGCCCTTGCGCAGCAGAAACAGGCCGCCAGGGTGTCCGCGGTCGGCTACTGTACGCTCTTCTCCATCAGTACGCGCAAGCTGCTGCGACTGATGAAATCCGAGGAGTCGATCAGGCGCGCCGTTCAGCAATGCACGGAGAAAACCGGCATCAGGCTGAAACCGGACGATTTCGAAATGGATGAGGATGAGCTTGCAAGAAAGGTTCGTACCCTGATGGCTAGCGCCGCGAGCAAGCCGGCCGAGCCCCCCGTCAGGGAAGCCAGGCCGTTGCCTTTGCCAAATCCCGCCAGGGACCCCGATCCAAAACCTGTCCCGAAACCGGAGGCAGAAGCCTGA
- a CDS encoding ABC transporter permease has product MMALADRDMTMPPPAAPGAAEKRKRLLAASGLAPLMLWQLVFFVAPVLLLLTISFWHTERYRMVPGFTFDNYLHIFANPAIWRSLLLSVETAAFVTIVCAILSYPIAYFIAKKAGPFKSILLVAVIAPFWISIVMRVAAWRLLLGENGVLNQFFLYTGLVDQSLSFLLYSPLSSAIGLVYAYLPIYILPLYAAIDNIEDNLIDAAKDLNAGPLRAFWEVTLPLSLPGLIVGAVFCFIFGLGEFVTPALLGGGKQMMFSQIIEDEFHRRLDWPTGAAIAMVLLCLVFALLALSMKWFRQASGEKL; this is encoded by the coding sequence ATGATGGCTCTGGCTGATCGCGACATGACTATGCCCCCGCCCGCAGCGCCAGGGGCGGCAGAAAAGCGCAAACGGTTGTTGGCCGCCTCCGGTCTTGCCCCCCTGATGTTGTGGCAACTGGTGTTTTTCGTGGCACCGGTGCTGTTGCTGTTGACCATCAGCTTCTGGCATACCGAGCGCTACCGCATGGTGCCGGGCTTCACTTTTGACAATTACCTTCACATCTTTGCCAATCCGGCCATCTGGCGTTCCCTGCTGCTGTCCGTTGAAACCGCAGCTTTCGTTACCATCGTCTGCGCCATCCTGTCCTATCCTATCGCCTATTTCATCGCCAAGAAGGCAGGGCCCTTCAAGAGCATCCTGCTGGTGGCGGTGATTGCGCCCTTCTGGATCTCCATTGTCATGCGCGTTGCCGCCTGGCGGCTGCTGTTGGGGGAAAATGGCGTTCTCAATCAGTTCTTTCTCTATACCGGACTTGTCGATCAGTCTCTGAGCTTCCTGCTCTACTCGCCCCTGTCGAGTGCGATCGGTCTCGTCTATGCCTATCTGCCGATCTACATCCTGCCGCTCTATGCGGCGATCGACAATATCGAGGACAATCTGATCGATGCGGCCAAGGATCTCAACGCCGGTCCCCTGCGGGCCTTCTGGGAAGTGACGCTGCCGCTTTCCCTGCCGGGGCTGATTGTCGGTGCGGTTTTCTGCTTCATCTTCGGTCTTGGCGAATTCGTGACACCAGCACTTCTTGGCGGCGGCAAGCAGATGATGTTCTCCCAGATCATCGAGGACGAGTTCCATCGCCGACTTGACTGGCCGACCGGCGCAGCCATTGCCATGGTGCTGCTGTGTCTGGTGTTTGCGCTGCTCGCCCTGTCGATGAAATGGTTCCGTCAAGCCAGCGGAGAAAAGCTATGA
- a CDS encoding universal stress protein has protein sequence MAIRTILSLCTANTPDSEIKMVAGLCEETGAHLSLIVIGVSSYPPIGEYADTTFLVWAKERDSEVEALARRVASARDILSAQGVSFNVESKYLLEANIDDEVALRAFFCDLVVLSNSIMINRVALQPVIEGAVFRSTRPVLIVPKDGHPTLKPDSIMIAWNTGEEAARAIYNAIGLMKNAANVTVLMVDPVANADESGEEPGADLATYLVRHDVNVSVDVVHSEGRDQGALIKQHAAAVKAQLIVMGAYGHSRLRERIFGGVTEAIMKDPTVPVLMAH, from the coding sequence ATGGCTATCAGAACGATATTGAGTCTTTGCACGGCCAACACTCCGGATTCCGAGATCAAGATGGTTGCGGGCTTGTGTGAAGAAACCGGCGCCCATCTATCCCTCATCGTCATTGGTGTTTCGTCTTACCCGCCGATCGGTGAATATGCCGACACGACGTTTCTTGTATGGGCAAAGGAGAGAGACAGTGAAGTCGAGGCTCTTGCGAGACGGGTTGCAAGCGCCAGGGACATCCTGAGTGCGCAGGGTGTGTCCTTCAATGTGGAGAGCAAGTATCTGCTTGAAGCAAACATTGATGACGAGGTCGCCTTGCGTGCCTTCTTCTGTGATCTGGTCGTGCTGTCCAATTCGATCATGATCAACCGGGTTGCCTTGCAGCCGGTTATCGAAGGGGCGGTGTTCCGTTCGACAAGGCCTGTCCTGATCGTGCCGAAGGATGGTCATCCGACCCTCAAGCCCGACAGCATCATGATTGCCTGGAATACCGGCGAAGAAGCAGCGCGCGCAATCTACAATGCAATCGGCCTCATGAAAAATGCCGCCAACGTGACCGTCCTGATGGTCGATCCGGTTGCCAATGCCGATGAAAGCGGCGAGGAGCCGGGGGCCGATCTGGCCACCTATCTGGTACGCCACGATGTCAACGTCAGCGTGGATGTCGTCCATAGTGAAGGACGGGATCAGGGTGCGCTGATCAAGCAACATGCGGCTGCCGTGAAGGCACAATTGATCGTCATGGGGGCCTATGGCCATTCGCGTCTGAGAGAGCGGATCTTTGGTGGCGTTACCGAAGCCATCATGAAAGATCCGACCGTGCCTGTCCTGATGGCTCATTAG
- a CDS encoding helix-turn-helix transcriptional regulator, producing the protein MHNTHMITETASLPPHFSRLMAQSLSNIGRSTFYESVVELVRQMIPCDFWIIARYETCTSPCIVSENGMRPNAKTIYADTLWQHDPLLEGLANPDPRVVSLSRLRLDGALDNAYARYIDTNLQIEDELALLLPINENSFLALCLDRQTNHFSEAEILLACQLQEMLFQMHQQHILRSVDHQVSLFLHRNGLGRPEVMILRNDSTVLYKSDTWSHAAEQAFSYDPKPESISAGSLAEISGRDGWLLTQLQCVSDDAILGGAHVFLLHKNGVSMAERIEEFGRLHQLTKRQQEIVQLSLRGHHNASIASQLGLSIGSVKNHKLRIYSKLDITSERELVSAILHHHS; encoded by the coding sequence ATGCACAACACACACATGATCACTGAAACCGCAAGCCTGCCCCCACATTTCAGTCGCCTGATGGCCCAGAGCCTGAGCAACATCGGCCGCTCGACCTTCTATGAGAGCGTCGTGGAACTCGTGCGCCAGATGATTCCCTGTGATTTCTGGATCATCGCCCGATACGAAACCTGCACCTCCCCCTGCATCGTGTCGGAAAACGGCATGCGCCCCAACGCAAAGACAATCTACGCGGACACACTCTGGCAGCATGACCCGCTGCTTGAAGGGCTGGCCAATCCGGACCCGCGCGTTGTCAGTCTCTCGCGACTGCGCCTTGATGGGGCGCTCGACAATGCCTATGCCCGCTACATCGACACGAATTTGCAGATCGAGGATGAACTGGCTCTGCTCCTGCCGATCAACGAGAACAGCTTTCTGGCCCTGTGCCTTGACAGGCAGACCAACCATTTCTCAGAGGCCGAGATCCTGCTGGCCTGCCAGTTGCAGGAAATGCTGTTCCAGATGCACCAGCAGCACATCCTCAGATCCGTCGATCATCAGGTATCACTGTTCCTGCATCGCAACGGCCTCGGTCGACCGGAAGTCATGATCCTGCGCAACGACAGCACGGTTCTCTACAAGTCGGACACCTGGTCGCACGCCGCAGAACAGGCCTTCAGCTACGACCCCAAGCCGGAGAGCATTTCCGCCGGTTCCCTCGCCGAGATTTCCGGCCGGGATGGCTGGCTGCTGACCCAACTGCAATGTGTGTCCGATGATGCGATCCTGGGCGGCGCCCATGTCTTCCTGCTGCACAAGAACGGTGTCTCGATGGCCGAACGCATCGAGGAATTCGGCCGCCTGCACCAGCTGACCAAACGGCAGCAGGAGATCGTGCAACTTTCCTTGCGCGGACACCACAATGCTTCGATTGCCAGCCAGCTCGGCCTTTCCATCGGCAGCGTCAAGAATCACAAATTGCGCATCTACAGCAAGCTCGACATCACCAGTGAACGCGAGTTGGTTTCCGCCATCCTGCATCACCACAGCTGA
- a CDS encoding amidase, translating to MSAQDPFLSVEDLGKGYRSGAFTPLDICRSALARLHALEPSLNAFIDPLDNMVLAQAEAATAELAAGVDKGPLHGIPVAIKDLIEVAGAPTGYATRAVEPHMATSDALAVSRLREAGAILFGKTNLLEFAYGIVHPDFGQTNNPHAPSRTAGGSSGGSAAAVAAGIVPLALGTDTGGSVRAPAAYCGIVGLKPGFGALPLDGVFPLSASLDHLGVLARSIKDASLAFDVMADRQSLTAGKTGPLRIGLVESQWHSDAIASDIRKTLDDTLDPILQAGHQLIPVDLAKPQDMATALLDILLPEAALLHEEIHASNPDGYAAGTRQQIELGKTIPALTYLRAKAIQQKLKEDLQALFQTVDLILTPTVPFVAPDSDPALSAEGDDEIMFLSHADLTGAPCVSLCCGLSSGHTNGMDGEGALPVGIQLTGPLDSDQDFLALCDRIEACLPKAPMAKL from the coding sequence ATGAGCGCTCAAGACCCGTTCCTGTCCGTTGAGGACCTTGGCAAAGGCTACAGAAGCGGTGCCTTCACGCCGCTCGACATCTGCCGGTCGGCGCTTGCCCGTCTGCATGCGCTGGAGCCCAGCCTCAACGCCTTCATCGACCCCCTTGACAATATGGTGCTCGCTCAGGCGGAGGCTGCCACCGCAGAACTCGCTGCAGGGGTCGACAAGGGCCCGCTTCATGGCATTCCCGTCGCCATCAAGGATCTCATCGAAGTGGCAGGGGCTCCGACAGGCTATGCGACCCGCGCCGTCGAGCCGCACATGGCAACCAGCGATGCCCTTGCTGTCAGCCGTCTGCGCGAGGCCGGTGCCATCCTGTTCGGCAAAACCAACCTGCTTGAATTTGCCTACGGTATTGTCCATCCGGACTTCGGCCAGACCAACAACCCCCACGCACCGAGCCGGACGGCAGGCGGTTCCAGTGGCGGATCGGCAGCAGCAGTCGCCGCCGGCATCGTCCCCCTCGCCCTTGGAACAGACACCGGCGGATCGGTGCGTGCTCCGGCCGCCTATTGCGGCATCGTCGGCCTGAAGCCGGGCTTTGGCGCCCTACCGCTCGACGGCGTGTTTCCGCTCTCTGCCTCGCTCGACCATCTCGGCGTTCTTGCCCGCTCCATCAAGGACGCGAGCCTCGCCTTCGACGTGATGGCCGACCGCCAGAGCCTGACAGCAGGCAAGACCGGGCCCCTGCGCATTGGTCTCGTCGAGAGCCAATGGCACAGCGATGCGATTGCCTCCGACATCAGAAAGACACTCGACGACACCCTCGACCCGATCCTTCAGGCCGGACACCAGCTCATCCCCGTAGACTTGGCCAAACCGCAAGACATGGCCACCGCACTGCTCGACATCCTGCTGCCAGAAGCGGCTCTCCTGCATGAAGAAATCCACGCCAGCAACCCAGATGGATATGCAGCAGGGACGCGCCAGCAGATCGAGCTTGGCAAGACCATACCAGCACTCACCTACCTGCGCGCCAAGGCGATTCAGCAAAAGCTGAAGGAAGACTTGCAGGCGCTGTTCCAGACCGTCGACCTGATCCTGACACCGACGGTACCGTTTGTGGCACCCGACAGCGATCCCGCCCTCTCGGCAGAGGGCGATGACGAAATCATGTTCCTGTCCCACGCCGATCTCACCGGCGCCCCATGCGTCAGCCTGTGCTGCGGCCTCAGCAGCGGGCACACAAACGGCATGGATGGAGAAGGGGCACTGCCTGTCGGCATCCAGCTGACAGGCCCGCTCGACAGCGATCAGGACTTTTTGGCGCTCTGCGACCGGATTGAAGCCTGCCTCCCCAAGGCACCGATGGCAAAGCTCTAG
- a CDS encoding aspartate/glutamate racemase family protein produces MHIRVIVPVLDSEELVGKAEKEYRSFADEGVIVSAVPLKRGTCSIECGFDSSLAAPDVIRCAREAEADGVDACTIACFTDPGLLGARELVSIPVVGEGEAALHMAAMLSTRFSVVITERSFFSTIRRTVSHYGLAGNLASVREAGASVMDLNESHIGHIVDECIDTVKRDDAEAIVMGCTGTGFDMALEIETALKAHFGCYIPVIDPGKVALHMARAMVATNLSHSKVAYPKPAFSRQEYGFA; encoded by the coding sequence ATGCATATTCGAGTCATCGTTCCGGTTCTTGACAGTGAAGAACTGGTCGGCAAGGCCGAAAAAGAATACCGATCCTTTGCAGACGAAGGGGTGATCGTGTCAGCGGTCCCTCTCAAACGCGGCACCTGCTCCATCGAGTGCGGCTTTGATTCTTCGCTTGCAGCACCGGACGTGATCCGATGTGCCCGGGAAGCCGAGGCCGATGGTGTGGATGCCTGCACCATCGCCTGTTTTACGGATCCCGGGTTGCTTGGCGCAAGAGAGCTGGTCTCCATCCCCGTTGTCGGGGAAGGAGAGGCGGCGCTTCACATGGCAGCAATGCTGTCGACCCGTTTTTCGGTGGTCATCACGGAGCGCTCTTTCTTCTCGACTATCCGCAGAACCGTCAGTCACTATGGCCTTGCCGGCAATCTTGCATCGGTGCGGGAAGCCGGGGCCAGTGTCATGGATCTCAACGAGAGTCACATCGGACATATTGTCGATGAATGCATCGACACGGTGAAGCGCGACGATGCTGAAGCCATCGTCATGGGCTGCACCGGCACTGGCTTTGATATGGCGCTGGAAATCGAGACCGCCCTCAAGGCCCATTTTGGCTGCTACATTCCGGTCATCGACCCGGGCAAAGTGGCGTTGCACATGGCCCGTGCCATGGTGGCGACCAATCTCAGCCATTCCAAGGTGGCCTATCCCAAGCCGGCCTTTTCGCGCCAGGAATACGGGTTTGCATGA
- a CDS encoding amidohydrolase family protein: protein MKRIALEEHFLTPELAGYIEETYQNVNKDLAAMAVPRLLDVGQQRLDVMDACGLDLAVLSIAGPGVQIEPDVALAVRLAKKANDDLAEIMAKNPSRYGGLAHLAMQDPKAAADELERCVTDLGFQGAMVNGQTLGVYLDAPENEVFWERAAALKAPVYIHPGNPVSKPVCFEGHPGLWGPFWSWGVETATHALRLILAGVFERHPDARLILGHMGETLPFMMWRLDSRLPISYHPEPPLPHAPSHYLKKNVTCTTSGVFDDTPLRCALEGFGEDNVMYSIDYPFEAAAEAGKWIEGADIPDAVKEKVCSRNAQGILLNLM from the coding sequence ATGAAACGCATTGCTCTGGAAGAGCACTTCCTGACCCCCGAACTGGCCGGTTACATCGAAGAGACCTATCAGAATGTCAACAAGGACCTGGCTGCCATGGCTGTTCCCCGACTGCTCGATGTGGGGCAGCAGCGACTGGATGTCATGGATGCCTGCGGGCTGGATCTTGCCGTCCTGTCGATTGCCGGGCCCGGCGTCCAGATCGAGCCGGATGTGGCGCTGGCCGTAAGGCTTGCCAAGAAGGCCAACGATGACCTTGCAGAAATCATGGCCAAGAACCCGAGCCGCTATGGTGGTCTTGCCCATCTGGCGATGCAGGACCCGAAGGCGGCGGCCGACGAGCTGGAGCGCTGCGTGACCGATCTGGGGTTTCAGGGTGCCATGGTCAACGGCCAGACACTCGGGGTCTATCTTGATGCACCGGAAAACGAGGTGTTCTGGGAACGGGCTGCCGCGCTCAAGGCCCCGGTCTATATCCATCCGGGCAATCCGGTCAGCAAGCCGGTCTGCTTCGAGGGTCATCCGGGCCTGTGGGGACCGTTCTGGAGCTGGGGGGTTGAAACCGCAACCCATGCCCTCAGGCTCATTCTGGCCGGCGTGTTCGAACGCCATCCGGATGCGCGGCTGATCCTTGGCCACATGGGCGAGACCTTGCCCTTCATGATGTGGCGTCTCGACAGCCGCCTGCCGATTTCCTATCACCCGGAACCGCCTCTGCCGCATGCGCCGTCCCACTATCTCAAGAAGAATGTCACCTGCACTACATCGGGCGTGTTTGATGACACGCCGTTGCGATGTGCTCTTGAAGGCTTTGGCGAAGACAATGTGATGTATTCCATCGACTATCCGTTTGAGGCGGCAGCCGAGGCCGGCAAATGGATCGAGGGTGCGGACATCCCTGATGCCGTCAAGGAAAAGGTCTGTTCGCGGAATGCTCAAGGCATCCTCCTGAACCTGATGTAG